From Mucilaginibacter gotjawali:
ATTTTTCTTCCTGCGGGGAAAAACAGGAAAACAGACAGGCTGAAAAGCATCAGCCTAAAGCTAAACCCGTGGTTGTTGCATCAAAGCCAAAGGTAGTCGCCAATTCTGTTTGTATAGCCGCCGTTGGCGATATCATGCTGGGCACCTCCTATCCTGATAACCGGACCTTACCACCCGACAGTGCCAAAAGCAGTTTTAAAAATGTTTTGGATGAATTGAAAAATGCCGATATTACTTTTGGTAACCTTGAAGGCACTTTACTGGACACCGGCGCACCGGCATATTTTAAGTTGCACCAGCTACAGCCTGCTTTTTTATTCAGAATGCCGGTGAGTTACGGTGCGGTAATTAAACAGGCAGGATTTAATGTACTTAGCCTTGCCAATAACCATAGTAATGATTTTGACCAAAAGGGGCGCGTAAGTACGATGAAAGTGCTCGACAGCCTCGGCATTCAATATGGCGGGCTTAACAGCAAACCTTCGGCCATCTTTAAAATTAATGGCATTACCTATGGGTTTTGCGCCTTCGCACCAAACGGACAAACATTGCCGCTCCTGAACCTGAAGAAATCGGCAGCAATTATACAGCAATTAAAACAACAATGTGATATTGTAATTGTTTCCTTTCATGGCGGTGGCGAAGGCGCCGCCTATGAGCACATCCCCTGTACTTACGAAAAGTTTATTACCGAAAACCGCGGTGATGTACATGCCTTTGCGCATAATGCTATTGATGCCGGCGCTGATATCATACTGGGAAACGGACCACATGTTTGCCGGGCTATGGAACTTTATAAAAACCGGCTGATTGCCTATAGCCTCGGTAACTTTTGTACCTACAGGTGTGTTAGTGTAGCGGGCATTTGCGGCATGGCCCCGGTATTAAAGGTTTATCTAAATAAAAAAGGCGAATTTTTAAACGGCCGTATCATCTCGAACATGCAATCACATAACAACGGCTTAATGCCCGATAGTCTGAACCGGGTAGCCAACCATATTAAAATGTTAACTGCTACCGATTTCGAACAACCCGGGTTAAATATAACCGATGACGGAACGATTTTGCCTGTAAAATATTAATATTACTATAAATTACTTGGCATCATCATTAGTGGTGCGGACAAGACTGATACCGGTAAAGAAAAACATAACGGCAATTACGGCTACAACAATAAGGGTGGTATAGTTGCCGCTGTGGTTAATAATTTCGATGCCGGCATAAATTAAGCCTATAATACCCAATACAGTTAGAATGGCTCCGAATGTTCGTTTTAAGTTCATAATGATTTCTGCATTTTTATTTCATGCTTTTTATACAAAACAAATAGCACACCAATAATTACCATTATATTTATAGGCATAAATCTATTCGTTATGACACCTGAAATAGGCACTTTAATTTTTGTTTTTATTATCCTCGTAGTTTTATTTTCATCTTTTGTGTCTGTAAAACAGGGCACTATCGTAGTAATTACCATTTTTGGCAAGTATCGCCGCATCTTAACTCCCGGCCTTAACTTTAAATTGCCGTTTATTGAAAGCATCTATTCAAAAATATCTATCCAAAACCGTTCGGTTGAACTGGAGTTCCAGGCGGTGACCTTTGACCAGGCCAACGTTTACTTTAAAGCGATGCTGCTTTATTCGGTACTCGATCAGCAGGAGGAGACCATTAAAAACGTAGCCTTTAAGTTTGTTGACGACCGGAATCTGATGCAGGCACTTATCCGCACGGTCGAAGGTTCAATAAGGGCTTTTGTAGCCACTAAGCGCCAATCGGAAGTATTGATCCTCCGGAGGGATATTGTTGAACACGTAAAAGAACAACTGGATGTAGTGCTTGAAGGCTGGGGTTATCACTTGCAGGACCTGCAGTTAAACGATATTACTTTTGATGAAGTGATCATGAAATCAATGAGCCAGGTGGTTGCCTCCAATAACCTGAAGGCTGCCGCCGAAAATGAAGGCCAGGCCCTGTTGATCACCAAAACAAAAGCTGCCGAGGCCGAAGGTAATGCCATCAAGATATCGGCAGAAGCTGAGCGCCAGGCATCGCAGCTGCGCGGGCAGGGTGTTGCGCTGTTCCGCGAGGAAGTGGCCAAGGGGATGTCAGTAGCAGCCAAAGAAATGCAGGATGCTAATATGGACACCTCGGTTATCCTGTTTACCATGTGGACAGAATCCATCAAACATTTTGCAGAAAACTCTACCGGCAACGTTATTTTCCTTGACGGATCAACCGATGCCATGCAGCATACCATGAAAGAATTAATGGCGTTAAACCAATTGCATGCTGATAAAGTCAAAAAGTAAAAATTTTACTTTTAAATAAATGGAAATAAGGGTCAGGCGGCTAATTCTCGTAGCCGCATTAATGTTTTTTTGCTGCCAGGCGTTTGCACAGCCTTATAAGAGGTTAACGGTAAATGATTTTAAAGGCGCACCCAGTAACAATGGCGATGGCGCAATTGCCTACACCAATTGCACCATTGAATACAGCTACACCGCCAGGCCCGAAAAGGATTATTATGTTTTAACGTTCTATATAAAACTGATAATGAACAGTGATCGTTCATGGATGAACCTGTCTAAGATCGGCTCCAGGGAAATGCTTGAAGAAATATTAAAACATGAACAGGGCCACTACAACATCAGCTATATGGAGCAGCAGGAGCTATTAAGAACGGTTGGCCGGACCGTTTTCCGGTCCGATTATCATAGAGTGGCTGATAATATCTTCGACCGTATTGAGGCAAAGTACAAGCAACTTAACCAAAATTACGACACCGATACCCAAAACTCAACCAATCGGGTACAGCAGCATAGCTGGGATGCCTATTTTCAGCAAAGATTGAATTATATGCCGATCGCCAAGAATTAAAATTGACTCTTATTCCGCTATCCAGATCGCATCGGTAAACCATTTCCGGCTGTCAAAAAAATGGTCAACCGGTTTAAATCCGGAACTGATGGCCATTTCGTTGGTTTGGATGACAGAAAACTTTTGAGAAATCTCCATAAAAATATATTCATCCTTCAAAAAGCTAATGGTTTCAGCGCCAATGTTTACTTCCTGATCGCAGGTGCTTACCAGGTAACTTTTGCAGGCGCCGTTTTCGGGATCATAAGTAGGATAGTGTTCAAATTTAGCTATATCAAAATGACCATCCAGTTCCCGGTTGATGCGTTCCAGTAAATTAAGGTTAAACTTTTTAGTGATGCCCTCTTTATCATTATAGGCAGCCAATATAGTTTTTGGATTTTTTTTAAGGTCGAAACCAATCAGCAGCATATCGCCTTTTGACAGATGCGCCCGCATGTTCCGGCAAAAATCTACAGCATCATCATGCTGCATATTGCCAATGTTTGATCCTAAAAACAGCACTACTTTGCGTTTATTTGAAGCAGCAGCAGCTCTTTCAAGCATTTCAAAATATTCGCCGTTCAGGCCTTTTATTTTAATTCCGGGCAAAGTTACCGGCAGGGTGATGTTTAGGTAGGAAATCACATTATCAGAAATATCAATCGGCAGATAAGTGAAACCGGCATTGTTTTCCAAAAGATAAGCTAAAAGATAGGCTGATTTGGTAGCATCGCCGGCGCCTAACTCAATTAAATCAAAAGCATCTCCTTCCCCCATGATGGCCCCGCATATCTCAGCTGTTTTTTCGCCGAATATCTCCAGCTCACAGTTGGTGGGGTAATACTCTTCGCAGTTCATCAGGTCCTGGAAGAGTTTATCGCCAACGACGTCATAAAAATATTTAGAGTTTAAATATTTCGGTTGTGCATTTAAACCCGTTATCACATCCAGGTAAAACTGGCTGCTTTTTATTTTTTCAGGTCGGGTTATCCCGATAGCCATCGGGACAGCCTGCATGTTTTCAATGTTTTTCATAGGTAGTATATCATCTGGATGTTATTTGGCCAACCTAATGCCTGTAAACTGCCAGCGTAAATGTGTTTGAAAAAAGTTTCTATAGGTAACACGGCTATGCCCCGGAGGTGTTACTTCGGAAGCGCCGCGCAGCACCTTTTGATTTACCATAAATTTGCCATTGTATTCGCCAATGGCGCCGGGTGCTTTTACGAAACCGGGATAAGGAAGGTAACTGCTTTCGGTCCATTCCCAGTTTTTGCCCCAGCTAAATTGGTTGGCGGCCGCTTCCCATTCAAATTCTGTTGGCAGCCTCAATGCTTTCCATGCCGCATAAGCATAGGCCTCGAAATAACTGATATGGCAAACCGGCTCTTTGGGATTCAATAGCCCCAGGCCATGATAGGAATACTGGTACCACTCCCCGTCGATTAAATGCCAGTACATGGGCGATTCTATTTTATTGTTTTTTACCCAGTCCCAGCCTTCGGCATGCCAGTGCCTGAAATCATGATAACCGCCTGCATTCATAAAATTCAGGTATTCGGCATTGGTTACCTGGTTCGGGCTGATCTCATAGGCCTGCAGGTAAACTTTATGGCGATTCAGTTCGTTGTCAAAACAAAAACCGTCGCCGGCAAACCCGATCTCATAGATATCTTCCTTTACGCTGATGAATTTTTCGTTCTCCACCCAATTAACCTTCGGCGAAACGTAATCCTTTGAATAGGCAGGAAAAAGCGGGTTATGGCCCAAAATGTATTTGATATCGGTGTATAATAGTTCCTGGTGCTGTTCCTCATGGTTCAGGCCAAGTATCAGCAACTCCTTTATTTCGTCACCAATACTTTCGTGCAAAAACTTTAGCATTGCCTCGTCCACATACTCCCGGTAACGGTAAATCTCCATTACTGTTGGCCGGCTCAGGTTACCCCTGTCGGTGCGGATCACCCGGTTTCCTACCGTTTCGTAGTAACTGTTGAATACATAGTTGTAATCGGGATTATATTCCCGGTAGCCCATAAAATAAGGCTTCAGGATAAAGGTTTCAAAAAACCAGGTTGTATGCCCGATATGCCATTTAGGCGGGCTGACGTCAACTACAGGCTGCACCACATAGTCCTCGGTCTGCAGGGGGCTGCATATCTGCTCTGTGCGTTTGCGAACCCCGATATATCGGGTTGCCAGATCACTTGAAATTATTTTTTCGGCTGTGTCCATTGGTGTTACCTGTTATCCAAATATCGTTTCAGGTTAGAAATTGTTTTAATATTTAAATTTTTGGCCTGCTGCCTCCGCATCATCAAAGCATACGCATTATTAAACCCGATTGGTTTTAGCCATTTGACATTATATTTTTTCTCAAATCCATCCTTTACATAAATATAGGTTGCCTGGCTGCCGGTGCTTACTGAATCAATAACTTTAACCGGAGGCTGTAATATGGCCAGTAAACCTGTTCCTGTATATTCAGGGTACAGATCGATCTGGTCATTCATTAAAGCATCAAAGCATATTTTTGTACCCCCCAGCCCTGTTTTGGTGGCAACATCGTAACGGGAATATCCTTTAATCAGCATGCTGTACATATTCGCCAGGATGTATTGTTCGCCAAATATTTTCGACCCGATCCGTACCACACCTTCATTTCCATTTTGCGCCGGCCTCCATAATTTTTGTGAAACCAGGAAGTTTTTTGCCACTTTTTCAGGGCTTTGATGAAGGTAATCAGTTTGATAGTTCAGGGCGGTCATGGTGCTGTCGTTTATTTTCCCGGCTAACAAATTTAGTATTTTTTCTAACAATGCAAATTTTGTTAGTGAATTTTCTCTAACGATGGGTGCGGCGTAATATGGCGGAAAAATTCCTTTGTCATCTTTTAATACCACCAGGTCGTATGCCCTTAGCCTTCCATCAGTTGAATAACCGCTGATCACGTCGAGCTGTTTTTCGTAAGCGGCCTTATACATCACTGCATCACTGATCACTACGGTACGGATACGCAAGCCGTATTTGCTTTGCAGGCCCAGGTTACCATCGCGCCTGCCCATAAACTCCGGGGTGAACCCTGCCTTGAGTTTGCTGCCATAGGCAGATGGGATCCAGTAAAATGAGGACAATAGAACAAGCAGCAGCGGCAGTATTATAGTAGCAGTTTTTAGTCTTTTTAGGTTGAGCTTTTGCAATCGCGACAGCAAAAAATCAAATAAAACAGCCAGCAATGCCGCCGGGATGGCGCCGGCCAGGATCATATTGGTATTGTTGAGCGAGATGCCACCGAAGATAAACTCACCCAGGCCGCCTGCAGCGATATATGATGCCAGCGTCGCTACGCCTACAGTTATTACGGTGGCTGTGCGGATGCCCGCAAAGATCACCGGCATCGCCAGCGGCAGTTCCACCTTTTTTAATACCTGCCATTTGCTCATGCCCATAGCTACCGCGGCCTCTTTAACAGCAGCGTCAACCCCGGTTATCCCCGTAAAGGTGTTGCGGATGATGGGCAGTAAGGCATAAAGTAACAGGGCGGTAATAGCGGGTTTGGCCCCGATGCCCAAAACCGGGATCATAAAACCCAGCAAGGCTATGCTGGGGATGGTTTGTAATACGCCTGCAACACCCAAAACCGGGCCGGAAAATCGTTGTCTCCGGCTGATAAATATGCCCAACGGTAAGCCAATAAGTACAGCAATGAACAGGGATATAAAAGTAAGCCCGATATGCTGAACGGTTTGTTCGGCAAGCTTGCCCGATTGCTGGCGCATAAAATCCCATAAAGATTGCTGCTCATTCACGGCTGTGCCCTTTCTGATATTGATAAAAAGCTGACATTAAAGTTTCAAAAGACACCGTCTTCATTTCCTTGTTTTCCAAATTTGCCATATTTAAGCGTTCAGCATTAAAAAATGCAGCCCGTTCGAAAACTGTCCATAAATCAGTTGTATAATTAACCAGTATGCCAGGCTGTTGCCCTTTTATCTCTTCATCTGAAAGTAAATGCCAGAGTGATTTAACCGTGATTGTTTTAAATTCCAGCAGTAGCCTTTGCTCTTTCAAAAATTCCTTTACAAAATCGTTTTTGGGCTTGAACAACAACGCTGATGGAGTGCCATTTTGGACAATTTCCCCTTTATCCATAATGCAAATGCGGTCGCCCAGTTCAAAGGCTTCCTGCACATCATGGGTAACCATAATAATGGTCTTTCTTTTCAGTTCATCCAGCGCCTTAAACTCTGCCTGTATTTTTGAGCGGGTAACATTGTCCAGCGCGCCAAATGGTTCATCCATCAGCAATACCGGAGGGTCAGCCACCAAAGCCCTTGCCAGCCCTATGCGCTGTTGCTGGCCACCGCTTAACTCGCTGGGATAGGCGCTGAGGTGTTTTGTGGAGAGATGCAATTTTTCAAGTAATTCGCTGGTGCGTTTTTCTATCCGCTTTTTATCCCATTTTAACAGTTGCGGTACGATGGCAATATTTTCGGCAACGGTATAATGCGGAAAAAGACCGTTATTTTGCAGTACGTAGCCAATGCCGCGCCGCAATACTTCGGGCTGTTGCTCCAGGATGTTTTTTCCGTCGATAAAAATTTTACCTGATGTTGGCTCAATAAGCCTGTTGATCATTTTAAGTGTGGTGGTTTTGCCGCAGCCGCTGGTGCCCAAAAGGATAAGATTCTCCTGCTCCTCCACTTCGAACGAAATGCCGTTTACGGCTTTAACTTTGCCAAAGTGTTTGCTGAGCTGTTCAACCTTAATCATCTTTTCAACGGGATTGAGTAATAAAGGATACTATCCGCATAGGCAATCGCATGTACACACCCCTCCGCCCCTCTCAAGAGAGGAATCGCACACCCCGGGCTTTTCATTAATTTCATTTCAAACAGTTATGTATCCATCGCCATAAAAAGGTTATTTAACGATTCGGCAAAAAGCGGGTGGGCGAATACAAAATAGCGGATCTCATCATAAGTAATGCCGCCTGCCATGGCCATTTGCAGCACCGTCATGGTTTCGCCGCCTTCAGGGCCTAAAATAGTGGCGCCCAGAATCTGTTTGGTATCCGGATCAACAATGGCTTTCATGAAGCCGCGGGTATCGCCTGTCTCAATGGCGCGGGCAACATAAGCCATGGGCAGTTTTGCTACTTTATAATTCAGTTTACGTTTTTTGGCCTCAGTTTCATTGATGCCGATACAGCCCAGTTGCGGATCGGTAAACATACAGTAAGGCACGGGACGGTCCTTTATGCTGAGATTCTCATTTTTTACCAGGTTACGGTAAACAATGGTATAGTCGTTATAACTGATGTGCGTAAAGGCCGGGCCGCCTTTTACATCGCCCAAAGCGTAAATGCCTTTAATATTGGTTTCCAGTTTATCATTTACCTTAACGTTGCCGCGTTCATCCATTTCAACCCCGGTTGCCGGCAGGTTTAAAGTGGCCGTTTGTGGCACGCGCCCCACGGCAACCAGTACGTGCGAGCACCTGACCTTTTTTTCCGACCCATTAATTAACACTGTTGCGGTGATTTTTTCACCCTGTTTCTTTTTGATTTTTGATGTTGAGGCATTGCAAAGAATGGTGATATCCTCTTCCTGTAATATTTTGGTAAGCTCTTCCGAAACATCTTCGTCCTCACGGGATACGATCCGGCCTGACTTTTCGACAATAGTAACCTTGCTGCCAAAGCGGCTGAACATTTGCCCAAACTCCAGGCCGATATAATTGCCACCGATCACCAGCAAATGTTCGGGCACTTTATCCAGGTCCATAATGGTGGTTGAGGTTAGATAGTCAATGTCGTTTAAGCCTTCAATTTCAGGAATAAAGGGTTTGGCGCCGGTATTGATAAAAAATAAGTCGGCATTAAACTCCTTTATCCTGCCGCTGTTCAGTTTTACCGAAATGGTTTTGTCACCCGTAAAGGTAGCTTCGCCGAAGATGACATCGAGGTTTCTGGTAGCCTCCAAGCCTTTCTGGCTGCCATTCCTGAATTGGTGAACGATGGCGTCCTTTCTCTTTTTGATCTTTGCCATGTCCACCGAAAAGCCTTTTATTTTTACACCGAGCGCCTGGCTGTTATCGGCCATATAAGCCATTTTTGCCGAAGCCACCATGGTTTTTGTGGGCGTGCAGCCATCATTTACACAGGTGCCCCCGATCCAGCGTTTTTCTATCAGCGCCGTTCTCTTGCCCGCGAGGGCCAGTTTTTTGGCCAGCGGTCCGCCTGCCTGGCCTGATCCGATAACTATTGCATCGTATTGTTTCATATCAGGCTATTACTTTTACACCTTTCCAAAAGGCGATGTAATCTTTAATTTGAGCCGCCGCAGGGCTCGGATCCGGGTAAAACCACGCAGCATCCAGGTTTTCTTTTCCGTTTACTTCAAGCGTGTGGTAGGATGCCTTACCCTTCCAAATGCAGGTGGTATGTGCAGGCGAGGGCCTCAAATATTCGGTATTAACACTCTCTTTCGGGAAATAATGGTTATTCTCAACTACAATGGTGTCATCGCTTTCGGCAATCACCTGGTCGTTCCATATTGCTTTCATATAACGGGTAAGGTATTTTTGTATTATAAAGGTAAGCGGATATTATGATATATAAAATGCAGGGAGCTGCATTTTGTTTGAGGAATGTCAAATGTTTAGGAGTCGGGAAGTCGGGAAGTCCGGAAAGTCCGAAAGATAAACGCGAGTGAAAGTACTTTTCGGGGTAAAAAAACCACCCACAACCATCTTTCGGACTTTACTGACTTTCCCGACTTTCGGACTTTTCAAAAAAATTTCAAACTTTATTTTATTTTTCTCTTTAAAACTTTATCTTTGCAATCCCAAAATAAAGGGACTCATTGGGCCGAAAGGTACATGATCTCAAAAATTGGCCCGTTCGTCTAGGGGTTAGGACGTAAGATTTTCATTCTTGAAACAGGGGTTCGATTCCCCTACGGGCTACAAAGCCTCCAGCGAAAGTTGGAGGCTTTTTGGTTTTAATCTGCTTATTTTTTCGGCTTGATCCCTAAAATAACATAAAGCAAAAAAGCTCCATCCTTTTGGGATGAAGCTTTTGCGGAATGGACGGGACTCGAACCCGCGACCCCGTGCGTGACAGGCACGTATTCTAACCAGCTGAACTACCACTCCGTTAGCCCGTTGGATTTCTCCGTTTGGGATGGCAAATATACGCTTCGTTTTTAATTAAGCCAAGTGTTTTTTAAAAAACATGCTTTTTAATCGCTATTCGCCTTAATTTCAGCGGGTTTTACTTTTATTAAACTTGTTTATCCTGCAATAAAAACCTGTTTCCGGTAATAATAATTTATCCCTTCGGCCAAAATAAGGTTGGGTACCCAGCTTAAAAACGAAATAATGATGTAGTTATTTGCAAAGCCTACGCCACTGCCAAATACCGTAAAGGCCCAGATATAAAAACGCAGGGTAACTGCGCCAAAAGCCAGGGCATAGCTTCGGCGCATCATTTTGATGTGGTCGTCAATCCTTTTGTTTTTTACAAGCAGCCAGGCCGACAGGGTAAATATTACCCACAATGTATTTTGCAGCAGGAACGATAAGAAAACCCACTTGCCGCGGTCGATAAACAGCGTCATGATATAAGCGCCCGGGGCAGCAAAGAATAGCACTCCGAACACATAAACTTTACCCAGCGCCTTATGCAGGGGCTTATTCCTATACACCTTTTTGGAGAATTGAAAAAAGCCGGCCATCAATATAATACTGCTGCCTATGATATGGCAATAAAATGCGGGCAGGTACCAGCCTGTTTTTACAGCAGCCTCTTTTATCTGCAAAAAGTGCGAATCGTTTTTAAAATCATAGTACTGCAAAAATGTACCTGCGCACAACACCAACACCCAAAAAAAGGCAAAATACCATAGCACCTTTCCCGCTATTTTCATTTGGCGGCAAGGGTGGTGTTGGGTTTGGTTTTTACCCCTTTTAATTTCTGGCTGATCCAATTGATGTTGTATTTATCAATGGTTGTCAATGAGTCGTCAACATTCGCATTGCACGGTTTTTCCTGCCCGGTGTAGTTGTTATAGGATGCCATATCAGCAAATACCTCTGTCCATCTTTTATCTTTAAACTGGTAACGATAATCGGCGTAGATCTCATTTTTCATATAACGGAGTATATCGGGGGTAATTTCATCTATCGTTTTTTCTTCCCTTTTATCAAAACGGCCCGTGCCTATAAGCATTTTATAACAAGCACTTAAATACGAGTCGTCCATTTTAACGTATTTAGTAAAACCAAAGGTCCGGTTATTTGGCAACTCCGTTAATTCATTATTTCTAATTGCCAAATAGTGATAGAACGGCCCCCCGGAGATATACTTTGTGGTATCATAAAGTTCTATTGAGAGTATAGCCCCAGCTTTTACCTCGAAAAGAGAATCGTTGATTACCTTAAAACTATTCACATCACATACACCGCCTAACAAACCGCTGCCATCGGGTTCAAAATCGGTGGTAATATCCTGTGTATAAATTCTGTCCTTCTTCTTATCAACAATTACTATATTCTTTTTGTCATAAAAGCCGGAACGTCCGCCTAAAAAATAATCTTCAATTGAATAAAATGATGCTTCCAGCCAGTTTTCCGGCTGCTTACCTTTACCAGTGAAGCTTATGTCATAACTTTGATGCAAACCGTCATCTTCTTCCCCGTTTTCCTCTACTGGTTTTCTTAAGGGATTTTTAAAATCCTTTGACTTTTCGATCATATTCAGATCGGCCAAATAGGACGGCGGAATATAAACTACACCGCTTTCCTGACGCGAATTATATTCGGTAATAATATTTAGTGCGCTTTTATATACGTCAAAATGGTTCGCAATATTTTTAATTTTCGAAAAAATATCGGCCATTTTCAGGTTAACCTTCTCAGAAATGCTCTTGTCTTTTTTAAAGTAGAAATAATCGGCCCCATTCCGCAGTACTGCTAAATTGGCGTCATCGTCAATGGGAAATACCTGGTCATAAACAACGGGAATGACAATTTTACCTTCAAGATCATAAAAACCTCTTTTCTTATCTTTTTCAACCTCTACAAGGCCGGGGAACGTACCGCTGATATTATGGATCAAATCATAATCCGGAGGAATGATCTCTTTCAGGTCCGGATTAACCAATCCCATCTTATAAGGCACAATAACAGAATCTTTGGGGCGATTGATATCCTTTTCCATATCCCAATGCCCCTTCACCACATAAAAAAAAGTCTTTTGATCAAGGTGGGCAAACCAAATCACACTGTCATACCTTGTTTTTAATTGGCCGGCTGTTTTAAACGCAGCAAGTGTAATGGGGCTATATATATCCTTTTCATCTACCGTTTTACTCCTTACAAAATTTTCATATACCATATAATCGGTTAAAAACTGCCGTGCGTCCACCTGGGCTATTTTTAACTTATGCGGTGCAACTTTATGTATTTTCAAGATCAATACCGATGCTTTTGAGTCCAACGCGTCATGACTAAAAGTTGCGGGGATGCTCACCGTCACCCATTCATCATCAATAATTTTGATCCTGGCAGCGTCAACATCAAGGTTAATTCCTGCCAAAGGCTTTTCTTTACCGTTAAGGCTCTTTTTACCGGACAATAAATTAACCAGCCGCTTTAATACTTTCAGTTTTCTGTCAGCATCAAAATAAGTCATCAGCGAATCGGCATTACCCTCTTTTACCCGGTTATTAAAGCCGTTCAAAAATTGGCTTACTTCGTCCTTGCCGGTTTTTTCGGCAGTTTTACAACGAACAAAAAGAAACAGGCCTGAAAGTAAGATAATACAGGCAAGATAAATTGGGCCAGGTTTGGATTTCATAGCCCCTAATATAAATGGTTTTACATCAAATAATGAAAGAAGTTTAATATCACCTGGAAATAATCCAGTTTGTGTATCCGCGAGATTCCAGGCGTAATTCTAAACCCGAAATAAAACGAATAACGAAAAAAACCGTCTGTTTTTTAGTTAATAATTTAAAGCGTGGCAAAATTTCATCTAATATTCATAAATAATATTAAACCCTACAAATAAAATTTGCGTTTATCCTCAAAAAACTATTACATTTATACCCTAGATTAAATAAACCCTGGCGAAATAATATATTTTCTTTGAGGTAGTTAGGATACCGGGGCGGTGATAAAATTTTAATTGTAGTTTTTTGGGGAAAGCCGCCCGCCTTTGGCGGACGGCTTTTTGCTTTTAGTGGGCATCGACCGGCAGTTTAGCCGCTTTCTTAAATGGCTGCAAATAGAGCAGCGGGATCGAAAACAGCATTACCAGGCCCGAGATCCAGTAAGCATCATCATAAGTAAGTAAGATTGACTGACGGGTTACTGCGCCTTCAATAGCCATATATGCCATATGCAATGCATCTGTTGCTGATTTGCCTTTTGCCATAAAGGCATGCTGCAGCATATTCAGCCTGTCGTTAAATGCATTGTTATATGGGTTGATGTTCGATAACAGGTCGCTCCTGTGTTTTGCTGTGCGGATATGGATTATGGTAGTTAATACCGCAATCCCGAACGAGCCGCCCAGCTGGCGCATCATATTGTTTAATCCGGTGCCCTGGCCTAATTCGGGCCCTTTCAAATCTGCAATTGCCAGCGTAGTTAACGGAACGAACAGCAGGGCCATGCCTACACCTCTTATCAACAAGGGGATCAATACATCTTTCTCTCCGGTGCCGAGGGTTG
This genomic window contains:
- a CDS encoding DUF427 domain-containing protein, whose translation is MKAIWNDQVIAESDDTIVVENNHYFPKESVNTEYLRPSPAHTTCIWKGKASYHTLEVNGKENLDAAWFYPDPSPAAAQIKDYIAFWKGVKVIA
- a CDS encoding ABC transporter ATP-binding protein, with translation MIKVEQLSKHFGKVKAVNGISFEVEEQENLILLGTSGCGKTTTLKMINRLIEPTSGKIFIDGKNILEQQPEVLRRGIGYVLQNNGLFPHYTVAENIAIVPQLLKWDKKRIEKRTSELLEKLHLSTKHLSAYPSELSGGQQQRIGLARALVADPPVLLMDEPFGALDNVTRSKIQAEFKALDELKRKTIIMVTHDVQEAFELGDRICIMDKGEIVQNGTPSALLFKPKNDFVKEFLKEQRLLLEFKTITVKSLWHLLSDEEIKGQQPGILVNYTTDLWTVFERAAFFNAERLNMANLENKEMKTVSFETLMSAFYQYQKGHSRE
- a CDS encoding WG repeat-containing protein; the encoded protein is MKSKPGPIYLACIILLSGLFLFVRCKTAEKTGKDEVSQFLNGFNNRVKEGNADSLMTYFDADRKLKVLKRLVNLLSGKKSLNGKEKPLAGINLDVDAARIKIIDDEWVTVSIPATFSHDALDSKASVLILKIHKVAPHKLKIAQVDARQFLTDYMVYENFVRSKTVDEKDIYSPITLAAFKTAGQLKTRYDSVIWFAHLDQKTFFYVVKGHWDMEKDINRPKDSVIVPYKMGLVNPDLKEIIPPDYDLIHNISGTFPGLVEVEKDKKRGFYDLEGKIVIPVVYDQVFPIDDDANLAVLRNGADYFYFKKDKSISEKVNLKMADIFSKIKNIANHFDVYKSALNIITEYNSRQESGVVYIPPSYLADLNMIEKSKDFKNPLRKPVEENGEEDDGLHQSYDISFTGKGKQPENWLEASFYSIEDYFLGGRSGFYDKKNIVIVDKKKDRIYTQDITTDFEPDGSGLLGGVCDVNSFKVINDSLFEVKAGAILSIELYDTTKYISGGPFYHYLAIRNNELTELPNNRTFGFTKYVKMDDSYLSACYKMLIGTGRFDKREEKTIDEITPDILRYMKNEIYADYRYQFKDKRWTEVFADMASYNNYTGQEKPCNANVDDSLTTIDKYNINWISQKLKGVKTKPNTTLAAK
- a CDS encoding DUF2306 domain-containing protein, with amino-acid sequence MKIAGKVLWYFAFFWVLVLCAGTFLQYYDFKNDSHFLQIKEAAVKTGWYLPAFYCHIIGSSIILMAGFFQFSKKVYRNKPLHKALGKVYVFGVLFFAAPGAYIMTLFIDRGKWVFLSFLLQNTLWVIFTLSAWLLVKNKRIDDHIKMMRRSYALAFGAVTLRFYIWAFTVFGSGVGFANNYIIISFLSWVPNLILAEGINYYYRKQVFIAG
- a CDS encoding mercuric reductase codes for the protein MKQYDAIVIGSGQAGGPLAKKLALAGKRTALIEKRWIGGTCVNDGCTPTKTMVASAKMAYMADNSQALGVKIKGFSVDMAKIKKRKDAIVHQFRNGSQKGLEATRNLDVIFGEATFTGDKTISVKLNSGRIKEFNADLFFINTGAKPFIPEIEGLNDIDYLTSTTIMDLDKVPEHLLVIGGNYIGLEFGQMFSRFGSKVTIVEKSGRIVSREDEDVSEELTKILQEEDITILCNASTSKIKKKQGEKITATVLINGSEKKVRCSHVLVAVGRVPQTATLNLPATGVEMDERGNVKVNDKLETNIKGIYALGDVKGGPAFTHISYNDYTIVYRNLVKNENLSIKDRPVPYCMFTDPQLGCIGINETEAKKRKLNYKVAKLPMAYVARAIETGDTRGFMKAIVDPDTKQILGATILGPEGGETMTVLQMAMAGGITYDEIRYFVFAHPLFAESLNNLFMAMDT